In Papaver somniferum cultivar HN1 chromosome 1, ASM357369v1, whole genome shotgun sequence, a genomic segment contains:
- the LOC113357287 gene encoding uncharacterized protein LOC113357287 — protein MSAEKAKAYAETLQLLSELQKDNEPGVSQTSEEDDVTLAKRLEDRLATKSNEVKPIAKSTTSVMDKEKKKPTISAKEKKLTPKITYTPQKPVTRSHPQKRVDPEFASGKGLSGHKRRKTKSRTENPVGKDCPTEKVQKKDSENVRKRKAKGDPNLQELTKKVKNARKLLSLRKSPFYKDLSSQQRALLSPFFDKATSINSAWKAPAVIGHHILSAETFEDLLHNRALEGDLINYSGNTN, from the exons atgagcgCCGAAAAAGCTAAAGCATATGCTGAGACTCTCCAACTTCTTTCTGAGCTACAGAAG GATAACGAACCTGGAGTTAGTCAAACATCAGAGGAAGATGACGTAACACTTGCCAAGAGACTCGAAGATAGGCTGGCTACAAAGAGTAATGAAGTCAAACCAATAGCGAAGTCGACCACGTCAGTCATGGACAAGGAGAAGAAAAAGCCGACTATCTCAGCCAAGGAGAAGAAACTTACTCCAAAAATCACATACACCCCTCAGAAGCCAGTAACTCGGAGCCACCCGCAGAAAAGAGTTGATCCTGAGTTTGCTAGTGGCAAAGGACTGTCGGGACATAAAAGGCGAAAAACAAAGTCCAGAACTGAAAACCCAGTTGGAAAAGATTGCCCAACAGAGAAAGTTCAGAAAAAGGATAgcgagaatgtgagaaagagaaaagctaaaggTGATCCAAATCTGCAAGAACTTACTAAAAAAGTGAAGAATGCACGCAAGTTGTTGAGCCTAAGGAAATCTCCGTTCTATAAGGATTTGAGTTCACAACAAAGAGcgcttctctctcctttttttgacAAAGCTACCTCAAT CAACAGTGCTTGGAAAGCTCCTGCTGTGATTGGTCATCACATATTATCTGCAGAGACCTTTGAAGATCTGCTACATAACAGGGCTTTAGAGGGAGATCTTATAAATTACTCAggcaataccaactga
- the LOC113357280 gene encoding uncharacterized protein LOC113357280, producing the protein MHVDFLSAGGCSSSTFNDVDNNSELIREDRDSYETDGKEIVKPLLSDGWENVFDDPNKLFRGGVDDVRLACQKYCLKTGYRVTKVKNDRERFTMKCSKVPCTWMIHAVAIDSTCDVFRIKKYVGRHTCGAGVKLRSPKVSKKLVHNLIHDRVMHNPLIKPREIEDYIKVGAGVNIKYHHAYHGLERSPHEIFGNDVKSYSDLVWWVNSLKETNPGSYEDFQFNDATQTFERLFIAIGACIEGTLMAATCLNGNQGFYPLAFGLVPGEDVDNWDWFMCNLSNIVDDRPITFMSDRHEGLLRAIPKHFPTSHHGYCYYHLQGNLPIRKSDEKYKEVMACFKKATYALTPARYEEALMEMELMGRHGVAEYCRNMPREHWSSAFFTGCRFGQTTSSVAESFNNWIRKDKRFPACALVDMIRLRVMELMNERREMSLLMDPEKLTPTYEALLKEHIQIGRVWNVTQSSAYEYEIHSPRSHTVDLLNKTCTCQRWRVYGFPCSHATAAIFQG; encoded by the exons ATGCATGTGGATTTTCTTTCTGCTGGTGGATGTAGTTCCTCTACATTCAACGACGTCGACAACAATTCAGAACTGATTAGGGAAGATAGAGATAGTTATGAAActgatggaaaagaaattgttaaACCTCTTCTGTCCGATGGGTGGGAGAATGTTTTTGATGATCCTAACAAGCTTTttcgtggtggtgttgatgatgttCGGTTGGCCTGTCAAAAGTATTGTTTGAAGACTGGGTATCGCGTAACAAAGGTGAAGAATGATCGTGAAAGGTTCACAATGAAATGCAGTAAAGTCCCATGCACTTGGATGATCCATGCAGTTGCTATTGATTCTACTTGCGATGTTTTTAGGATAAAAAAGTATGTTGGGAGGCACACTTGTGGAGCTGGTGTGAAGTTGAGAAGTCCTAAAGTATCGAAGAAGCTGGTACACAACCTTATTCATGATCGTGTGATGCACAACCCACTTATCAAGCCtcgcgaaattgaagattatataaaagttGGTGCTGGTGTTAATATCAAATATCACCATGCATATCATGGTTTGGAACGGTCACCCCATGAAATTTTTGGGAATGATGTAAAGTCTTACTCTGATCTGGTTTGgtgggtgaattcattgaaagAAACAAATCCTGGCTCTTATGAGGATTTTCAGTTTAACGATGCAACTCAGACATTTGAAAGGTTATTCATCGCAATAGGCGCTTGTATTGAAGGTACCCTTATGGCTGCTACTTGTCTGAATGGGAATCAAG gtTTTTATCCGCTAGCCTTTGGATTGGTCCCAGGAGAGGATGTTGACAATTGGGATTGGTTTATGTGCAATCTTAGCAACATTGTTGATGACCGTCCTATCACCTTTATGTCTGATCGTCATGAAGGATTGTTGAGGGCTATTCCTAAACACTTTCCTACTTCCCATCATGGCTATTGTTACTACCACTTGCAAGGAAACTTACCAATCAGGAAATCGGACGAGAAGTACAAAGAAGTTATGGCTTGTTTCAAAAAAGCAACTTATGCTCTCACACCAGCAAGATATGAAGAAGCACTAATGGAAATGGAGTTAATGGGAAGGCATGGGGTTGCTGAGTATTGCCGCAATATGCCTAGGGAACATTGGTCCAGCGCGTTCTTCACTGGCTGTAGATTTGGTCAGACTACATCAAGCGTTGCTGAGTCCTTCAATAATTGGATTCGGAAAGACAAGAGGTTTCCTGCCTGCGCCCTCGTTGACATGATCAg GTTACGCGTTATGGAGTTGATGAATGAACGTCGCGAAATGAGTCTTTTGATGGACCCAGAGAAGCTCACTCCTACCTACGAGGCGTTACTTaaagaacatattcaaattggtCGAGTTTGGAATGTTACTCAGTCATCTGCGTATGAGTATGAGATTCATTCGCCTAG gtcTCACACTGTTGATCTGCTGAACAAGACTTGCACCTGCCAAAGATGgcgtgtttatggttttccatgctctcaTGCTACAGCAGCTATATTCCAAGGGTGA